Genomic window (Rossellomorea aquimaris):
AGGAAACCGGTTGGAGAAATCCCTGGAAGCGGCCCTGACCGTGACGGCAGCGGCCCTTCAAAACGGGGACTATGTGTCGGTCCTTGCTTTCAGTAAAGATGTGAAGGTATATATCCCTCCGGCCAAAGGGATGGCGCATCTGCAAACGATCCTTCATCGTATTTATCATTTGGAAGTGGACGCAGCCGAGTCCAATTATGCTGCGGTCCTCCATTATGTTCAAACGGTTCAGAAAAAGCGGAGCCTGCTCTTATTATTCAGTGACGTACACACTTTTCTTCATGAAGAAAGCGCCCTGTTTTATTTACAGCGCCTGCGGAAACAGCATCTCTTTTTAACGATCGGGATAGAAGACGAAATGTTGGTCAAGCGGATCAAGACAGAGCCTGTTGATTCTCAGCATGCGATGATGAAGAGCATTGCCCAGAAGCAGATGCTCGTGAAGAAGAGGGAGAAAGCCAAGTGGGAAAAGCAGGGCCTCCTGATGGTGGAGGCCCGTGAAGAGAAACTGGCCGCAACGGCTGTTTCGTACTATATCGATATGATGAACCGGGGGTTACTGTAGGCTCGCTTTGCTTAGGCGAAGCCTTCCGATCGTCATATAGAGAATCAGACCGATAACCGTTAAAAAGGCAACCATATATTTTGCGAGTAGCGGTATGGCAGCAGGCGTAATAAAACCTTCGATGATTCCGGCGACCACAAACAGGGGTACTGTCCCGAGGAGCAGCTGGACGGATCTGATCGCTTGCTGCTTTAATTGGTAGCCTCGTGTGAAACGTCCAGGTACAAAGAGCTTATAGCCCATCAAGAGACCAGCACCTCCTGCAATAAATATGGCTGTAAGCTCGATCATTCCATGGGGGACGATGTAAGCCCAGAATTCATAGCTCATTCCCTGGTGCCAGAAGACAGCGGCCAGGGCACCTACAATGATTCCATTGTACACAAGTATATAGACCGTCAACAGGCCAAATGTCACACCGCCGGCAAAGGCAAGGAAGGCGACTTTGATGTTATTGGTCATAATGGCAGCCGACATAAGTGAAGAATCCACTTGTCCGTCACTTTTCCCGAGATTAGATGGATCCACCCCTTGAGACATTTCAGCTGGTAGAATGGAATAAAGGTGAAGAGGATCATTCACGACAGAAATGAAGGCGCCGAGTGCACCGATTGTAAATAAAAGCATCGCGGTGACAACGAACTTCCACTGCTCAAGCAGTAATCCGATAAATGTCGTGGAGAAAAAATGTCTAATCTGTTTTCCACTTGAGATTTGGTCTTTATATAAAAGATTGTGAGACTTTGATACGAGGCCGTTCAAATAATCGGTTACTTCTTCTCCGGGAAAATAGGTCTGGCTGTAGGAAAGATTCTGGGCAGCCTTTTGATAAAGACGGTTGAATTGATCAATGGCAGGGCCAGTTGTGTTCTTCCTCTTTCGAAGAGTTCCGAGGAGTTCTTCTAACTGCTTCCAGTCGTCCCGGTGCTGTTTGACAAATTGCTTCACGTTCATTGTGACACCTACTTGTTCTTTTAATTTCTTATCTCTTATTATAGTAAGTTAAGAAAAAAATAGAAACCATTAAAGGTAAATTCATCCATAAGGAGGGGATTGTATTGCATGAAGAACAAGTCGATATTAAAACCCCTGAATATGTTTCCCTGCAATTTCAACCTGCAGGCTTAGGCAGCCGGGCTGCAGCCCTGATGATTGATCAGCTGCTGTTAACAATCTTAAACATCTTGATCCTTGTACTCCTATTTTTTATAACGTCAGGGAATAATGGCATATTTAGTATGTTGGAAATCAACTCGACACTATGGGGGATCGCCATCATCGCCATCTTCTTTCTCAATTGGGGGTATTTCTTTGCATTAGAATACTTCTGGGGTGGAAAGACGGTAGGAAAGCGATTGCTGGGGATCCGGGTGATGCAGGAAAACGGACACAGCGTCACTCTCTTATCCTGTTTCATTCGCAATCTATTAAGAATCATCGATATGCTTCCCGTCTCCTATTTCATTGGTATGGTCATGATCTTCCTGCATTCTAAGCATAAAAGGGTGGGAGATCTCGTTGCTGGAACCATCGTTGTTCATGAGCGACGCGTCAAAGGAAAACGAAAAGAAAAAGCCATCGAGAAGGAAATCCGTCGTCGAGGGTTGAGGAAAGAGAACTTTATAGTGGAAGAGTGGGAATTAAAGCAGCTCGGTGCGAAAGAATGGAATCTGGTCAAAACGTACAGCAACCGATTCGTTCAACTCCCCCTTTCAGAACGTAACCAATTAACCAAAAAGCTTGCCCTTATCCTCTATCCTAAACTTGGATTAGACGTGCAGGATAAAACATATGAGGAGCTTGAGGATACCCTTCTCCTTTTATACCTGTCATTAAGGGAAGAATGGGAATTTGAATTGTAACAGCAAAGCCTGGAGAGGGCTTTGCTGTTTTTTTATTTATCAGATGACAAGGTCTTTATACCTAATAAAGATTCCTCGTGGCTATTAAAGCAATCTCTCAAGGAATTAGATGATTACATAGAAAATTAAGTAAATATAGTAGGATAATTGTGATAGGTGTTTACAATTATTATATGTAATTTACAAAATAATAAGAAAAATAATGCCCATTATCCCATTACATTACAAAATGCGACAAAATATACTTGTACTGTAATCATTTAAATATATTTGTTTTTTTAACTGAAGGGGGAAAGGGTATGAGGACGAAAAAGATTTCATTATCGATTATCAGTATTCTGTTTTTACTGACTGGAGGTTTCATTCAGCCTCAAGAAAGTATGGACAAGGGAGTGGCAGCTGCACCTCAGTCTGCCGTAATAAATGAAGTGGCCTGGATGGGGACAACGGGCTCTTACAACGATGAGTGGATGGAACTATACAATACCACTTCATCTGATCTTTCCTTGGAAGGATGGACCATTGAAGCCCAGGACGGATCACCGAGCATAGCTTTAAGCGGATCCGTGCCGGCACAGGGATATTTTTTACTGGAAAGGACAAGTGATGGCACGATTTCAACTGTCGCAGCTGATCAAGTCTATACAGGAAGTCTTGGAAATTCCGATGAAGTTCTTTATTTAAAGGATGCGTCCGGTTCGATTATCGATGAAGTGAATAGCTGGTACGCTGGTGACAATACCACTAAAGCCACGATGGAGCGAAACGATCGTTCTATCAGCGGTACGGATCCGACTAATTGGAGCACATCGACGGCTTCCTATGAAGGTGGATTTGGAACACCGAAAGCGGCTAATTCAGCTGTTCCTCCTGGAAGTGGAAGTGAATCACTAACCAATGTAAGCGATGCGCCGGGTGCCATCAACGTCTACTTTAACAAAAGTGCATCCACTCAATATGCCATGCCGGGTAACGAAGCAAACTACAACGTGAACCTTGAAAATCGTCTGATCGAACGATTGAATGAAGCGACAACGTCCATTGACTTAGCCACGTATGAAATCAATTTGCCACGAGTGGTCGATACGTTGATGGACAAAGCAGCGCAAGGGGTGGACGTCCGGATTCTCGCTGATGCCAAGGATGGATCGGACCCACATTACGCAGAACGATATGAAACCATGCGATTATACTTAGAGAAGCTTGTCCGAGGTAAGGATGGAATAGTAGGATCAGCGGATGATGCTCATATTTTATCCGATTCCCCTATGTTTGTAGTGGAAGATGCCGTGAAGCGGGCAGCATACGATTTACCTGCAAGCTTCAGCGATTTCCCACAGCGAAACGTAACGGTTGGCAATACGGCGACAACAGGCAATATGTTTGTGGAAGGGGAATGGAAAGAAACGGACAGCTACTATTCTCCAGGGAATCAAATGCATAATAAATTTGCTGTTGTTGATGGGAAATGGGTTTTCACAGGAAGCTGGAATTTTACCGTAACAGGTTTATATGGTTCTGAGGAAAACATGAACCAGGGAATCCTTGGCGGCAACCAGCAGCATGTCGTGGAGGTTCACTCTCCAGAACTGGCCTCCATTTATAAAACGGAATTTGAAGAAATGTGGGGGAGTGGATCAACGACTCCAAATAATACAGTATCGAACTTTAGCACAAGGAAAGTGGATAACACACCTCATACGTTGACCATCGGAGGAGATACGGTAGAAGTGTACTTCTCTTCAGGAGACGATGCGGTGGGACGTATGACAGAGCTAGTAAAAACAGAAGGAGACGAAAACGCATATTTCACTATTTTCGCATGGAGCGACCAAGCCCTTGTGGACGAATTGAAGAATAAATGGGAAGGAAGCTATATGGATAACCAGGGAACGTTGACCGGCTTTGATGTGAAAGGTCTATACGATGCCAGCTTCTGGAACCAATGGTGGTCAGCGAGTATTGAAATGACAGGAAGAACTGCTACGCAAACGAGTACGAACAATCCAAATACGCGCTGGGCAAACCCTGCACCCGTGTACAAGGCAAACGAAAGCCGCAAGCTTCATGCCAAAACGATGCTCATCGATGCCGACACCGACAGTGATCCAACCGTCATCGTAGGGTCGACCAACTGGAGTGAAAACGGCAATAATGTAAATGACGAAAACATGCTCATCATCCATGACGATGCCATCACGAATCAATTCCTGCAGGAGTTCAATGCAAGATATGTGAATGCTGGCGGTGTTGTACAGTAGGTTGGATGAAAAGTTCCTTAACTATGGTACGAAATGAAAAAGGATGATTCTCTGTGGATAATCATCCTTTTTGATTGGTGCCAATTCCTGCTTACTCCATCCCGGGAGCCTTCTGGATTTCAAAAATAAGTACAATTGCAGTGATTGCGTGTGCAATCAATCGGATGACCGGGAAAAAGTTTAAGAAGGAAGCAAGGATACCGAGGGCACTTCCAAGGATCGGCTGATCTTCTGACCTTGAAATATACAATACGCTCGCATGCCAAAGGGCCACTAAACACAGGAGAAAAGGAATCGCATCACCTGCAATATTGCCAAAGATCGGAACAGCTAAAAACAATTCGATAGAAAAGGATAACCATTTAATTCGTGAAAGCACGGACACACACCTCCTTATTTCAGTGTATGACTATGTGAAGGGCGTGTGCTTGTTTTTAGGGAATTGTTTTTTTGTGGGTGAGTGGCGGTTGTCGTGTGCGAATTTTGCTCTAGACAATGCATGGCGGATAACCACTAAAAAGACCACCGTCTCATCCCGAGACAGTGGTCTTTTAAAGCATTTTTAAGCGAGTAACTTCTCTACAACCTTATGCTCATTTTCATTCAGCAGGTTTTTGCCGATCGTTTCATGAACCTCTTTATTCATGCTGGCTTCCAGCACAGCGGCCTCTTCTTTATCGCCAACGAGTAGAATCCGTTCCCACTCCTCATCAGCGGCCTTTTTGTCCAGGATGCTGCCGAGACTTTTCCACCAGCGCTGTTGATTCGCTTTGAGGCGATTTTCGAATTCTTCCTGCTGATTAGCCTTTCCGCCGCCGCTTCCCATGCTTACGTCTGAGTGATGGGGACCTTCGTGCTTTCGCCAATCATCTGTTTCTAAATCGAATTCCATAAATTCACTGGACTGAATCTCTCCAAAGGCGGAGGTGAGGATTTTGATTTGATTTTGCTGAAGAAGCACCAATCCCGTGTAAGGATATTCTTTATGCAAGGATTTCAATTGATCCAGGTGAGGATTTTCCTCCCAATAAAAATTTGTTTCAACCGGTACTTGAAGCAGAAAGGTCTCCCAAATGCCGCTATCGGCTGAAGCGAAGATGATAAAACTTCTTGGCAGTTCACGCTCTAAACTATATACATAATTTTCTACTTTTGAGCGGATCGATTCAAGCCTTTCTTTTTCCTCGGGAGCACTTTCAAGGTATTCTTCAAGGCGGTTGAACCCGTTTTTAAGGGCAATCTTCCATTCGCCGCCCTGCTGATCGTGGTCACTGCGGTCCGTATTCAAATAAACAGTCAATAACTTATCAGGTTTCTGTAAGTACAAGTTTTCCAATACGCTCAGTGTTTTTTTGAAAGACATGGAACTCCTCCTTATAGAATGCTTACTTTTCTTATAAACGGTAGTGATCCCTCTTAAACATCTTTTTGTAAAATAGGGAATTGACGAAAGGATTTTAATAGGAAAAAATAGGAGTGAGGGGAGGGCGCACCAATGAACATAGTGAAACAGTGGGTCCAGGAAGATAGTGATTACATACGTAAGAAATTGATTGAATACAATATGTCCCAAGTAGATGAGGAGACAAAGACGCCTCTGGAGCAAATCAGTTTTGTTATGAGGAACGATGAGGATGAAATCGTTGGGGGAGTGGTCGGAGAAATGTTCTGGCATCATCTCCATATTGATTTTCTGTGGGTGGCAGATGACTATCGGCATGGAGGGTACGGATCCAAACTGATTCACCGGATAGAAGCGTATGCCAGGGAGAAAGGATGCCATCTCGTTATACTAGATACATTCAGCTTTCAAGCACCTCATTTTTATAAAAAGTTAGGGTATAAGGAATTCGGAGTCCTTAACGATTTTCCTAAGGGTCAGAGTCAGTATTTTATGGAGAAACGATTGTAGCAACCAGCCGGGGCTGGTTGCTTTTTTTATTGGAGTTTTTACTTCTATAAACTCTCCAATGTGCATTTAAGCCCATTTTCTTAAAGAAATCAGATAAATCATGTTTTATGTTCTTTCCATCGGGTAAATATGTACTAAATAACACACGACGGGAGAGAATAAAGTGAGCTATATTAACCAAGGTAGAGAGCGAATTCAATTTGATCGCAAGGGTAAGAAAAAGGATTTTCATATACTGGAGTGCACACACTGTGAGAATGAATTCCGTTCAACGATGAATGTCAATCAAATCGAGTGCTCCCATTGTTCAACATCTACAGATCCTAAATTGGACCTTTCGATTTTTAAAGTCATCGGATTTATTGAAAATCTTCAAGGGAGTGAAGTTCGTTGCTAAACAAGGATAAATTAGCCGATTTGAAAATGGATTTCAACGATATTCTTTGGATGAGTTCTGGAGTTGCTATTATTCTATTATTACTTGCATTAGCAAATTTCTTTATCCTTGCCTAATCATATTGTTGTGATTTGAAAAGTCCTGACTGTTTAGTAGGACTTTTTTTGTTGGGCAAAACTCTCCATTGAAAAAGCCTGCCCGCTTTTAGAATTAAAGCAGGCAGGCTTTTCTATTGGTTGTTATCCTTTATAGTTTTCATCGTACTCAAGATAAACAACATGAGTTTCCAGGTATTCGTTAAGGCCGTGTTTTCCATCTGCTCCGCCGATTCCGGATTGACCGCGACCAGCGTGGAAACCATTGATGGCTTCAAAGTTCTCACGATTCACGAAGGTTTCGCCGTATCTAAGTTCATTCGCCGCCCTCATGATCTCATGGAGGTTTTCACTGAAAATCGAGGAAGAAAGACCATATTCTGTATCGTTGGCAAGCTCGATCACTTCATCAAAATCCTTGTATGTCATAATTGGAAGGACGGGTCCAAAGATCTCTTCCTGGATGATTTCCATATCCTGTTTTACATCTACGAGAATGGTAGGCTCGTAGTAGAACCCTTTATCCATATTGAGCGGTTTCCCGCCTGTAAGGATTTTTGCTCCATCTTCAACGGCTGTATTGACCATTTCAGTTACGGTTTCAAGTCGATCTTTATTCACAAGAGGTCCGATGTCGTTATCCCGGTTTGTCGGATCTCCGACTGTCGTGTTTTTCATCGCTTCGGTCATTTTGCTGATGAATTCTTCTGCTACATCCTCGTGGACATACACTCGTTCCGCGTTCGTGCATGCCTGCCCGGAGTTAGTGATTCTGGACGTTTTGATCTTTTCAACGGCAAGATCAATATTTGCATGCTTGGTTACGATGGCAGGGGCTTTACCGCCCAGCTCCAGGTTTACTTTTGTAATGGACTTCGATGCTGCTTCCATCACTATTGAACCGGCCGGGTAGCTTCCCGTCATGGACACCATGCGTACTTTGGGGTGACTGGACATTGGGTTTCCGATATCGGACCCTTTACCGGTTACAAGATTAAAGACTCCTTTTGGCAGTCCGATTTCGTCTACGATCTTAGCGAACTCACATGCGGTATTTGGTGTGTATTGACTCGGTTTCATCACGATCGTACAGCCTGTCACAATCGCAGGGGCAACTTTCCTGGCCAGGATGAACATCGGGAAGTTCCACGGAACGATTCCTGCTACGACTCCGATCGGTTTCTTGTATACAAGTATGTTTTCGTTCGAGCGTTCACTTTCAAGGATTTCACCTTCATACCTTAACGCCCAGCCTGCCATGTAACGGAAATACTCGATGGCAAAATCGAGCTCACCCTCCGAGGCATCCAATGTCTTCCCGTTTTCTTCTGTCAGCATCTGAACAAATTGTTCTTTACGTTCTTCCAGCTTATCGGCTATTTTATATAAATAGGAAGCACGTTCCTTGGAAGGGACCTTCTCCCAGGACAGAAAGGCTGAATGAGCAGCATCAATCGCGTGATTGACATCCTCTTCCGTTCCCATCTGAATGGAAGAAATCGTCTCCTCATTCGCAGGATTGATCACGTCCAATGTATCCTTCGACGTACTATCCACAAACTCACCATTAATATACAACTGATACTTCTTCACGATTACTCCTCCTTGTAGAACTCTTTCTTATCATATCTTCTTCTTTTCCCTTTCAATGGGGAGGGGTAAACATGTGGATGTGCGAGGGACGGACCTCGTTCCATTCATATACTAAGCTAAGACCTTGATACAAAGGGGGTTAAGTGAGTTTCTCGGTTCGCTTCTGGAAAATAAAGTGAAAGAGGGACGGACCTCTTCCACTCAATCCTTCAACCAAAACGCTGGTTTAATAGGATTGGAGTGAAAATGGAGGTCCGTCCCTCAGAATGGTTATTTGCTTGGTTCTGCGATTTTGACGAGTTGTTTGCCGATGTTTTTACCTTGGAAGAGTCCGAGGAAGGCGTCGGTTACGTTTTCTAAGCCTTCTGTGATGGTTTCTTCGTATTGGAGTTTTCCTTGGGAAAGCCATTGGCCAAGCTCTGTTGCGCCTTCTTTGAAGCGGTCATTGTAGTCGTTGACGACAAAGCCTTTCATGAGCGCGCTTGATTTGATCAATTTCGTCTGAACGCGTGGTCCCAGGTCACGATCTGTTTTGTTATAAGAAGAAATCGCTCCGCACACTGGTACACGTGCATGTTTATTTAGTAAACTAAGGACAGCGTCACCAATTTCGCCACCAACGTTTTCGAAATACACATCAATGCCGTTTGGACAGGCTTCTTTTAACGCAGCATAGATATTATCCGTTGTTTTGTAGTTGATTCCTTCGTCGAATCCAAGCGTATCTGTCAGGTAGCTCACTTTTTCATCCGAACCTGCAATCCCGACAACGCGGGCTCCTTTGATTTTGGCTATTTGTCCGACAACAGAGCCGACTGCACCTGCAGCACCGGATACAACCACGGTTTCGCCTTCTTTCGGCTGACCGATGTCAAGGAGGCCGAAGTAAGCGGTCAATCCAGTCATTCCCAGTATACTAAGGTGAGTAGAGATAGGGGCGACATTCGGATCGATGGAGCGAACCTGCTTCTCATCGGCAAGTGAATATTCCTGCCAAGGCAGCATTCCTACAACGAAATCGCCTTTTTGGAAATGTCCGGATTCTGACTCGACGATTTCACCAACCGCTCCGCCAGCCAACGCTTCGTTTAACTGGAATGGTTCTACATACGACTTGGCATCAGACATTCTGCCCCGCATATAAGGATCCACGGAAAGATAAAGAGTTTTGACTAATACTTGACCTTTGGATGGTTTAGGAATTTCAATCTCTTTGAAGTTGAAATCCTCTTTTACAGGCATTCCTTCAGGACGGGAGACTAATTGAATTTGTTGCTGCTTTTCAGGTAACATCGTGATTCCTCCTCGTAATTTAATCTGGAATATATTTTCCGATTACTTGAAACTTATCACATGGAGTTTAGGTTCTACAAAGAATAACACTTGAGAAAGGCGGGGTGAATGTGGCTAATAGTTGGGAAGCGGAGGTGGAGGTCACGATTGACCAGGCAAGATTATTGATCGGAAATCAGTTTCCGGAACTTCCTCTATCAAGAATGGAAATCATTGACTATGGATTCGATAATACGGTTATGAAAGTGAACAACGATTGGGTCTTTCGGTTTCCAAGGCGGGGTATAGCCGTGAAGCTTTTGGAAACAGAAGGAAAGCTTTTGCCATTGCTCGATGAAAAGAGTCTCGGACTCCGAATTCCGGTTCCGACCTTTTTTGGAAAGCCTTCCCCTCAATACAAATGGCCCTTTCTAGGCTACCGGTTTGTTGAAGGAATGATTCCATCCCGGGCACATGAGGTGGTTAGAGAAGGGAATTCAGCCCTTAAATTGGCATGGTTTCTTAAGAAACTTCATCTGACGGATGTATCAGAGGCAGTGAAACGGGGAGTATCTAATGATGAATTGAATCGTTTAGATGTTAAAAAACGGATCACGACCTTGGAAAAAAACATTCATGAAATCGAAGAACTAAATCTTCTTCACCAGGTTGAAAAGTTAAAAGACTACCTTCAGCACGTACCAAAAAAGCCATTACCTTCAGAAACCACGTTGGTTCACGGCGACCTTCATTTTAAAAATATTGTTGTGAATGAGCATGGAATCTTATCAGGGATTCTGGATTGGGGTGACGTGCATATTGGCCATCGAGCCATTGATTTAAACCTCGTGTACAGTTATCTCAATCCTGCGGGGCGGGATTTGTTTTTTGAAGAATATGGAGAGGTAGAGGAAGTCGAGTTGGAATATGCACGGTTCAAAGCTATCTACACCAACGTCGTCCTGCTTCTTTACGGCTATCATGAGAAGCAGCCTCATACAGTAGTGGAAGCCCGGAAAAGTTTAGAGCTTGCATTAATAAGAGGGACGGACCTTGGTGAGTAGCACAAGGTCCGTCCCTCTTCTGATATTATTTAACGTTTTTTTGAATATACTTCACGATTTTTCTCAGTTCATTCGCATGTGGACGGCCAAAGGGGCTCGTTTGTCTTTGCTGGTACATGGTTTGTCCTTTTTCATTCACAAGGAAGTAAGCCGGTTCACCATGTTGTCCGTGATCCTCATAAGGGGCATCTTCACCGTGATAGAATACATCATAGGCTTTGATTGCCTCTAATTTTTCGTCTGCTAAAACGGGGAAAGTTAAATCCTCTTTGTTAGCAAACTCCTGCAAGTCTTCCATTTTATCACTGGAAATCGCAAGTATGTGAACATTGTGTTTTTCAAAATCCTCTTTGTTAGCTTGTAATTCTCTAAGTTCTTCCTGACATACCGGACACCATGAACCCCTGAAGAAAACGATGAGATGCCAGCTTTGATGTTCTTTTTGATGGTCCTCAAATGAGAACGTTTCACCTGAAACTGCCGGGAGCGTGAAATTTGGTACCGTATCATTTAATTGAAAAGTTGCCATTATTCATTCCTCCTATTGTATTCTTTCCAGTCAGATAGGCGTTAGGACAATCCTAACCAGATTGAAATACATACAGTATAGTAATTTATTTTTGCTTACATGGAGTGTATTTCCCTTTATGTGAGAAACAAAACGTACTATTGTGCAGAGTGAGTAGAAAGGACGATGGATATGAGAAGAAATAAGACAGTTCCAAATCTGTGTATTTTCCCGGAATACAAATGGTGCGGACCAGGATGCAGCGGACCCGGTGCCCCTGTCAATTCAGTCGACGCAGCATGCAAGGCCCATGACCTGTGCTATGAGCGATACGGTCCAAGCTGCCAGTGTGATCGGATGTTCATGAGGAAGCTGAAAAATGAAATCAACCCCCATAGTCGAAAAGGGAGGCATGCTTTTCTTATGTATCAATATATGAAATTGCAGACCAGGGTCACGTGTCAAAAGCAATGCCGGGGGTCATGGATTTAGGCCGATGAGACCCTGCAACCTCTTTATTTGAAGGGACCGTTTAACATAAAATGGGGAGTTCAATGGAAAATGAACCGGTTCCCGGCACACATTCAAAAAAACCAGCCCACATCAAGCAGGCTGGCGACTCAGATTAAAATGGTTTAATAGACATTAAGATGATAAGAATAATAGCGGCACTATGTATAATGAAGTTGAATGGTTTTATTCTGAGTTGATTTTTCCGGAAGAATCGGGAAATTAGTACCTGTTTCCATAATTTCTTTAACAAAGGGGAGAAAAAAGTATGAGTGAGAAAGATGAAATTAGGCATAAGGTATGGAATCGGTTGACAGAGAGAAAATTAGGCGCTTTTCCATTTCCTCTAACGGGCAGGATTCCAAATTTCAAAGGAGCTGAAAAAGCTGCTTCTTTAGTTCGGAATATGGATATTTACAAGGATGCCGAGGTCGTAAAGGTGAATCCGGATGCACCTCAGCTCCCACTTCGCGCAACTGTGTTGAAGGACGGGAAGATTTTACTCATTCCAACGCCGCGCTTAAAGGACGGATTTGTCATGATTAAGCCTGAATGGGTGCCCCGGGGAGAAGAGAGAAAGGCAGCGAGCATCAAGCATATGAATACATATGGTAAAGTCGTACCGCTCACAGATATACCTCCCATTGACTTGATAGTGGTCGGTTCCGTTGCGATTCATCGTGATGGAAGAAGACTTGGAAAAGGAGAGGGGTATGCCGATCGTGAATACGCCATCCTGCGTGAAATCGGAAACAACCCGGTGCCGGTCATCACGACCATAAACAGTGAGCAGCTTGTAGGAGATGACATCCCTAGGGATTCCTATGACCTGGCCGTCGACTGGATCATCACCGAAGCAGGCATCACGGAAACCCGCACCCCATACCCAAAACCACAGGGCATCGAATGGGACCACGTAAGCGAAGAAGAAATGGAGAAGATGCCGATCCTGAAGGAATTGAAGAATTTCTCTGGAGGGACGGACCTTTAATTTATAATTAAATGGCAAGAATGCTATAGGGATGGGCCTTATGTGGAAACTGGAGGTCCGTCCCTCAATGTGACGTGAAAAACCCCCTGAAGGTGTAATACCTTCAGGGGAAGGTTATGTTGGTCGACTGAATAGGTCAAGTTTTTTTAGTAACCCTCAACGACCAAATCCAGCTTCCCTGTTTCGGGACTGATGACCAATCCGTGCACGGGAATGTTTTTATCCATCAACGGATGATTCTTGATCATGTCGACGCTGTGGGCGACGCTTTCCTGTACTGAGCTGAAGCCTTTCAGCCAGTCGTGGAGGT
Coding sequences:
- a CDS encoding NADP-dependent oxidoreductase, whose amino-acid sequence is MLPEKQQQIQLVSRPEGMPVKEDFNFKEIEIPKPSKGQVLVKTLYLSVDPYMRGRMSDAKSYVEPFQLNEALAGGAVGEIVESESGHFQKGDFVVGMLPWQEYSLADEKQVRSIDPNVAPISTHLSILGMTGLTAYFGLLDIGQPKEGETVVVSGAAGAVGSVVGQIAKIKGARVVGIAGSDEKVSYLTDTLGFDEGINYKTTDNIYAALKEACPNGIDVYFENVGGEIGDAVLSLLNKHARVPVCGAISSYNKTDRDLGPRVQTKLIKSSALMKGFVVNDYNDRFKEGATELGQWLSQGKLQYEETITEGLENVTDAFLGLFQGKNIGKQLVKIAEPSK
- a CDS encoding phosphotransferase, whose protein sequence is MANSWEAEVEVTIDQARLLIGNQFPELPLSRMEIIDYGFDNTVMKVNNDWVFRFPRRGIAVKLLETEGKLLPLLDEKSLGLRIPVPTFFGKPSPQYKWPFLGYRFVEGMIPSRAHEVVREGNSALKLAWFLKKLHLTDVSEAVKRGVSNDELNRLDVKKRITTLEKNIHEIEELNLLHQVEKLKDYLQHVPKKPLPSETTLVHGDLHFKNIVVNEHGILSGILDWGDVHIGHRAIDLNLVYSYLNPAGRDLFFEEYGEVEEVELEYARFKAIYTNVVLLLYGYHEKQPHTVVEARKSLELALIRGTDLGE
- a CDS encoding peroxiredoxin family protein translates to MATFQLNDTVPNFTLPAVSGETFSFEDHQKEHQSWHLIVFFRGSWCPVCQEELRELQANKEDFEKHNVHILAISSDKMEDLQEFANKEDLTFPVLADEKLEAIKAYDVFYHGEDAPYEDHGQHGEPAYFLVNEKGQTMYQQRQTSPFGRPHANELRKIVKYIQKNVK
- a CDS encoding phospholipase, with the translated sequence MRRNKTVPNLCIFPEYKWCGPGCSGPGAPVNSVDAACKAHDLCYERYGPSCQCDRMFMRKLKNEINPHSRKGRHAFLMYQYMKLQTRVTCQKQCRGSWI
- a CDS encoding 5-formyltetrahydrofolate cyclo-ligase, with protein sequence MSEKDEIRHKVWNRLTERKLGAFPFPLTGRIPNFKGAEKAASLVRNMDIYKDAEVVKVNPDAPQLPLRATVLKDGKILLIPTPRLKDGFVMIKPEWVPRGEERKAASIKHMNTYGKVVPLTDIPPIDLIVVGSVAIHRDGRRLGKGEGYADREYAILREIGNNPVPVITTINSEQLVGDDIPRDSYDLAVDWIITEAGITETRTPYPKPQGIEWDHVSEEEMEKMPILKELKNFSGGTDL